Proteins from one Cryptomeria japonica chromosome 4, Sugi_1.0, whole genome shotgun sequence genomic window:
- the LOC131875109 gene encoding flavonoid 3'-monooxygenase CYP75B137-like: MRNEIQNALVGLRRNPNLEDEYEEAREEIDIEEEGLEDEGEERFRREVVQVSEVHKVEVSNFLVSLTLAVIAVVACVYLLNGEKGKLPPGPRGLPILGSLLGLGSNYLHHTLYALSKPYGGLMYLKLGTTPALIASSKEAATAILKTFDSDFSNRLANMGATADILLYNRNDITMSSQWPMLRKLCIFHLLTPKCLQKWQQFREEEMTILLASIFKQRGSSLNVGDFVNVFTSNVIGQMTLRMRLFNDNNVEAEHFRRLMEDFLIECSRFRIGDHVIFLDWIGSGGSLDQAKTLKKRVDEFLVRKMEEPKRMLLSREDNDAKDFLQILYELKSTSAEEGAQLSESNIKGILLNMISAGTDTATPTVEWAISELIRHPHLINKVRDEVDACVQMEERVRESHLPELKYLEAVVTETLRLHPPTPLMLPHASPKCSSKIMGDPNAWEKPLEFDPDRFVGNPVNLHGRDFRIIPFGAGRRICPGYNLGLRLIHFALASFIHAFDWSLPPGEEAQDLDMSEKYEVSMKVPLTLFATPRLIQGK, translated from the exons atgaggaatgagatccaaaaTGCATTGGTTGGTTTGCGAAGGAATCCAAATTTGGAAGATGAATATGAAGAGGCAAGAGAAGAGattgacattgaagaagaaggacTTGAAGATGAGGGTGAAGAAAGATTTCGTAGAGAAGTGGTGCAAGTAAGtgaagttcataaagttgaggtttctaactttttgg TTTCTCTAACTCTAGCAGTCATAGCCGTGGTAGCTTGCGTTTATTTACTGAATGGAGAAAAGGGAAAGCTTCCGCCAGGGCCAAGAGGGTTGCCTATTTTGGGTAGCCTGCTGGGCCTCGGTTCGAATTATCTCCACCACACTCTTTACGCTCTCTCCAAGCCCTATGGCGGTCTCATGTATCTCAAATTGGGCACCACCCCTGCCCTTATAGCTTCCTCTAAGGAGGCCGCAACTGCCATTCTCAAGACATTTGATTCTGATTTCTCTAACAGACTGGCAAATATGGGAGCGACTGCAGATATTCTCTTGTACAATAGAAACGACATCACCATGTCTTCCCAGTGGCCTATGCTGCGAAAACTCTGTATTTTCCACCTCTTGACCCCCAAATGTCTGCAAAAGTGGCAGCAGTTCCGAGAAGAAGAGATGACAATATTGCTCGCCTCCATCTTTAAACAGCGAGGCAGTTCTTTAAATGTGGGAGATTTTGTTAATGTCTTTACTTCGAACGTTATTGGACAGATGACGCTCAGGATGAGATTATTCAACGACAATAATGTAGAGGCCGAACATTTCAGACGGTTAATGGAGGATTTCTTAATCGAGTGTAGCCGTTTTAGGATTGGAGATCACGTTATTTTCTTAGATTGGATTGGGTCAGGTGGTTCTCTTGATCAAGCCAAGACCTTGAAGAAGCGCGTTGATGAGTTTCTTGTAAGGAAGATGGAAGAACCGAAGCGTATGCTTCTGTCTAGAGAGGACAATGACGCCAAGGACTTTTTGCAAATACTTTATGAACTCAAATCTACTTCTGCCGAAGAGGGCGCTCAACTTTCAGAGTCTAATATCAAAGGCATTTTACTA AACATGATTTCGGCGGGAACGGACACGGCTACCCCAACGGTAGAGTGGGCGATCTCCGAGCTGATCCGCCATCCTCATCTCATCAACAAAGTGAGAGATGAAGTGGACGCATGCGTGCAAATGGAGGAGAGAGTAAGAGAATCTCATCTTCCTGAATTGAAATATTTAGAAGCTGTTGTGACGGAAACTCTTAGACTGCATCCTCCAACGCCGCTCATGCTTCCTCACGCATCTCCAAAATGTTCAAGCAAAATAATGGG AGACCCAAATGCGTGGGAGAAGCCATTAGAATTTGACCCGGATCGCTTTGTGGGCAATCCCGTTAATCTCCATGGAAGAGATTTTCGAATAATACCGTTCGGTGCAGGGCGAAGAATATGCCCGGGCTATAATCTGGGCCTCCGTCTGATTCATTTTGCGCTTGCAAGCTTTATTCATGCATTTGATTGGTCGCTTCCACCTGGTGAAGAAGCCCAAGATTTGGACATGAGTGAGAAATATGAAGTCTCAATGAAAGTTCCTCTCACTCTCTTCGCCACTCCTCGTCTGATCCAG GGGAAGTAG